A window of the Henckelia pumila isolate YLH828 chromosome 3, ASM3356847v2, whole genome shotgun sequence genome harbors these coding sequences:
- the LOC140890473 gene encoding uncharacterized protein isoform X1, whose product MSGRGEGRKRTNQDIQMVQNRVEQCLLHYMDKKEVISALVIHENIEPRLTELVWQRLEEENQEFFKGYYLKLLVKDQIMVFNRLLSEQVELMHQIGFSEVATLRTSKGTHFSQSHETSATCTSQYTRPLTTNDMQQKVVFHNCGAPNLFISQNPDVVLAPPMNGKIVKTEAGYTGSSPFDIVRPSNFLESCPVMCDASVLSFGLVGANEQHLNDSVFVGDASPYGLLNQISQTFGLPELATDYNSNSDLLESICRPPFKETEANNFVLTNGDVGRLNHASELLTYQYFAGE is encoded by the exons ATGTCTGGAAGGGGGGAGGGAAGAAAACGCACAAATCAAGATATACAGATG GTGCAAAATCGTGTAGAACAGTGTCTCCTACACTACATGGACAAAAAAGAAGTTATAAGTGCTCTTGTCATTCATGAAAATATTGAGCCACGTTTGACCGAACTAG TTTGGCAGAGGCTCGAAGAAGAAAATCAAGAATTTTTCAAGGGTTATTATCTTAAGTTGTTGGTGAAGGACCAAATAATGGTATTCAACAGGTTACTTTCAGAACAGGTGGAGTTGATGCATCAAATTGGGTTTAGTGAGGTTGCCACACTGCGCACATCTAAAGGGACTCACTTTTCACAAT CGCACGAGACCTCTGCAACGTGTACATCACAGTATACTCGACCCTTGACTACCAATGATATGcagcagaaagttgtgtttcatAATTGCGGAGCACCGAACCTGTTCATATCTCAAAACCCAGATGTGGTATTGGCTCCGCCTATGAATGGGAAGATTGTCAAGACAGAAGCTGGTTATACGGGCAGTTCCCCTTTCGATATCGTTCGACCGAGCAATTTTCTGGAATCATGTCCTGTGATGTGTGATGCATCTGTATTGTCTTTTGGTCTAGTGGGAGCTAATGAGCAACATTTAAATGACTCGGTCTTCGTTGGCGATGCTTCTCCATATGGACTTCTCAATCAGATTTCTCAAACTTTTGGTCTACCCGAGTTAGCGACTGATTATAATAGTAACTCAG ATTTACTGGAAAGTATTTGTAGGCCTCCCTTCAAAGAAACAGAAGCCAATAATTTTGTGCTAACCAATG GAGATGTTGGGAGATTGAACCATGCGTCTGAACTTTTGACATATCAATATTTTGCTGGCGAATAA
- the LOC140890473 gene encoding uncharacterized protein isoform X2 yields MVWQRLEEENQEFFKGYYLKLLVKDQIMVFNRLLSEQVELMHQIGFSEVATLRTSKGTHFSQSHETSATCTSQYTRPLTTNDMQQKVVFHNCGAPNLFISQNPDVVLAPPMNGKIVKTEAGYTGSSPFDIVRPSNFLESCPVMCDASVLSFGLVGANEQHLNDSVFVGDASPYGLLNQISQTFGLPELATDYNSNSDLLESICRPPFKETEANNFVLTNGDVGRLNHASELLTYQYFAGE; encoded by the exons ATGG TTTGGCAGAGGCTCGAAGAAGAAAATCAAGAATTTTTCAAGGGTTATTATCTTAAGTTGTTGGTGAAGGACCAAATAATGGTATTCAACAGGTTACTTTCAGAACAGGTGGAGTTGATGCATCAAATTGGGTTTAGTGAGGTTGCCACACTGCGCACATCTAAAGGGACTCACTTTTCACAAT CGCACGAGACCTCTGCAACGTGTACATCACAGTATACTCGACCCTTGACTACCAATGATATGcagcagaaagttgtgtttcatAATTGCGGAGCACCGAACCTGTTCATATCTCAAAACCCAGATGTGGTATTGGCTCCGCCTATGAATGGGAAGATTGTCAAGACAGAAGCTGGTTATACGGGCAGTTCCCCTTTCGATATCGTTCGACCGAGCAATTTTCTGGAATCATGTCCTGTGATGTGTGATGCATCTGTATTGTCTTTTGGTCTAGTGGGAGCTAATGAGCAACATTTAAATGACTCGGTCTTCGTTGGCGATGCTTCTCCATATGGACTTCTCAATCAGATTTCTCAAACTTTTGGTCTACCCGAGTTAGCGACTGATTATAATAGTAACTCAG ATTTACTGGAAAGTATTTGTAGGCCTCCCTTCAAAGAAACAGAAGCCAATAATTTTGTGCTAACCAATG GAGATGTTGGGAGATTGAACCATGCGTCTGAACTTTTGACATATCAATATTTTGCTGGCGAATAA